One region of Clavibacter michiganensis subsp. tessellarius genomic DNA includes:
- a CDS encoding biotin-dependent carboxyltransferase family protein: protein MTGPAPLDPAPARRGRRATAAAAPALVVERTGPLMLVQDAGRPGHGGIGVSPSGALDPRALADANLLVGNAPGAAGLEIVLGGAVLRATAAVWVAVTGAVGPLTRTVGRAARPAPYARAMLLDAGDVLEVGTAERGIRWYLAVRGGVDVPPVLGSRATDLLSRVGPAPVAVGDALPVGSAVAGPVPPVDSLAVSAPADGEVVLRVAPGPRLDWFVDGSWDALLDGTWEVTAEADRVGVRLDGRPLERRVAGELPSEGVVTGALQVPPSGRPILFLADHPMTGGYPVIGVVARDDVRLAAQLRPGQRIRLV, encoded by the coding sequence GTGACCGGGCCCGCGCCGCTCGACCCGGCGCCCGCCCGCCGAGGACGCCGCGCCACGGCCGCCGCCGCGCCCGCGCTCGTCGTCGAGCGCACCGGCCCGCTGATGCTCGTGCAGGACGCCGGCCGCCCCGGCCACGGCGGCATCGGCGTCTCGCCCTCCGGCGCCCTGGATCCCCGGGCCCTCGCCGACGCCAACCTCCTCGTCGGCAACGCGCCCGGTGCCGCGGGCCTCGAGATCGTGCTCGGCGGCGCCGTGCTGCGCGCGACCGCCGCCGTGTGGGTGGCCGTGACGGGAGCCGTCGGCCCGCTCACGCGCACGGTGGGCCGCGCGGCGCGCCCCGCGCCCTACGCCCGGGCGATGCTGCTCGACGCGGGCGACGTGCTCGAGGTCGGCACGGCCGAGCGCGGCATCCGCTGGTACCTCGCCGTACGCGGCGGAGTGGACGTGCCGCCCGTGCTCGGATCGCGCGCCACCGACCTGCTCTCCCGCGTGGGACCCGCGCCGGTGGCGGTCGGCGACGCGCTGCCCGTGGGATCCGCCGTCGCGGGCCCCGTCCCGCCCGTCGACTCCCTGGCCGTCTCGGCGCCCGCCGACGGCGAGGTGGTCCTCCGCGTCGCGCCGGGCCCGCGTCTCGACTGGTTCGTCGACGGATCCTGGGACGCCCTCCTCGACGGCACGTGGGAGGTCACGGCCGAGGCCGACCGCGTGGGCGTCCGCCTCGACGGCCGACCCCTCGAGCGGCGGGTCGCCGGCGAGCTCCCCAGCGAGGGCGTCGTCACGGGCGCGCTCCAGGTCCCGCCCTCGGGCCGTCCGATCCTGTTCCTCGCCGACCACCCCATGACGGGCGGCTATCCGGTGATCGGCGTGGTCGCGCGCGACGACGTCCGGCTGGCGGCGCAGCTGCGCCCCGGCCAGCGCATCCGTCTCGTGTGA
- a CDS encoding AAA family ATPase — translation MADALPPAVFLDGTYGVGKSAVLDHLGDLLAAEGTPFALMDVDGFHRSWPTAPGDPDNVLVEARAMAATWAAYRTAGPRQLVVSGVLAERADLDRYREALGVDVRCVRLTASDAVVEARLRSRYDADRAAALDWHLARFRDLAARQERAGLAEAVVATDGLAPREVARRVRAALAF, via the coding sequence ATGGCTGACGCCCTCCCGCCCGCCGTGTTCCTCGACGGCACCTACGGCGTCGGCAAGAGCGCCGTGCTCGACCACCTCGGCGACCTGCTCGCCGCCGAGGGGACGCCGTTCGCGCTGATGGACGTGGACGGGTTCCACCGGTCGTGGCCGACGGCGCCGGGGGATCCGGACAACGTGCTCGTCGAGGCCCGCGCGATGGCCGCCACCTGGGCCGCGTACCGGACGGCGGGGCCGCGGCAGCTGGTGGTCAGCGGCGTCCTCGCGGAGCGCGCCGACCTCGACCGGTACCGAGAGGCGCTCGGGGTCGACGTGCGGTGCGTGCGCCTGACCGCGTCCGACGCCGTCGTCGAGGCGCGGCTGCGGTCCCGGTACGACGCGGATCGCGCGGCCGCGCTCGACTGGCACCTGGCGCGCTTCCGCGATCTCGCCGCGCGGCAGGAGCGGGCGGGCCTCGCCGAGGCGGTCGTCGCGACCGACGGCCTCGCCCCGCGCGAGGTCGCCCGGCGGGTGCGGGCCGCGCTCGCCTTCTGA
- a CDS encoding LCP family protein yields the protein MPHETRPDRRTAPGIARHGRLRRPSGVRTAALAVVVVAAVAVVSTGSVAAVAAWDLARTVQDNAVDIGDGQAPPPSIGGIDGGANVLLVGGDTREGQGDGYGTDPTVNTGNLNDVTMLLHISEDHTRATVVSFPRDMLVDMPACTRPDGTEEPAASGEQINVALKHGGLPCVVRAVEAITGLEVPYGGLIQFTGVVEMSNAVGGVPVCIANRLRDRKTDLDLQPGIHPLQGREAVQFLRTRYGVGDQSDISRISNQQVFLSALLRTITATDTLTNPAKVYGIARAAIDNMVLSTSLDSPAAIASLALTVKDIPLDRFTFVQYPSIRLESGRVAQDVAKGDEMIRLIAADADFTLAPGSTGEGVAAPQPAAGAPSTPTPDTGAAPSADPSAPAVLPEGVTGQTASEETCSNG from the coding sequence ATGCCCCACGAGACGCGACCCGACCGGCGCACCGCTCCCGGCATCGCCCGGCACGGCCGGCTGCGGAGGCCGAGCGGCGTGCGGACGGCGGCGCTGGCGGTCGTCGTCGTGGCCGCCGTCGCGGTGGTGAGCACCGGATCCGTCGCCGCGGTCGCCGCGTGGGACCTCGCGCGGACGGTGCAGGACAACGCCGTCGACATCGGGGACGGGCAGGCGCCGCCGCCGTCCATCGGCGGGATCGACGGCGGGGCGAACGTCCTGCTGGTCGGCGGCGACACCCGCGAGGGCCAGGGCGACGGCTACGGCACCGACCCCACCGTGAACACGGGCAACCTCAACGACGTCACGATGCTCCTCCACATCAGCGAGGACCACACGCGCGCGACCGTCGTCTCCTTCCCGCGCGACATGCTGGTCGACATGCCCGCGTGCACCCGTCCGGACGGCACGGAGGAACCCGCGGCCTCCGGAGAGCAGATCAACGTGGCGCTCAAGCACGGCGGTCTGCCGTGCGTCGTCCGGGCCGTCGAGGCGATCACGGGCCTCGAGGTCCCGTACGGCGGCCTGATCCAGTTCACCGGGGTCGTCGAGATGTCGAACGCCGTGGGCGGGGTGCCTGTCTGCATCGCCAACCGCCTGCGCGACCGCAAGACGGACCTCGACCTGCAGCCCGGGATCCACCCGCTGCAGGGGCGCGAAGCCGTCCAGTTCCTCCGCACGCGGTACGGGGTGGGCGACCAGAGCGACATCTCCCGCATCAGCAACCAGCAGGTGTTCCTCAGCGCGCTGCTGCGCACCATCACGGCGACGGACACGCTCACGAACCCGGCCAAGGTGTACGGGATCGCGCGCGCGGCCATCGACAACATGGTGCTGTCGACCTCGCTCGACAGCCCGGCCGCGATCGCGTCGCTGGCCCTCACGGTCAAGGACATCCCCCTCGACCGGTTCACCTTCGTGCAGTACCCGAGCATCCGGCTGGAGAGCGGGCGCGTGGCGCAGGACGTCGCGAAGGGCGACGAGATGATCCGCCTCATCGCGGCCGACGCCGACTTCACCCTCGCGCCGGGGAGCACCGGCGAGGGCGTCGCCGCGCCGCAGCCCGCGGCCGGGGCGCCGAGCACGCCGACGCCCGACACGGGTGCCGCGCCCTCCGCGGACCCGTCCGCGCCGGCCGTGCTGCCCGAGGGCGTGACCGGCCAGACCGCCTCGGAGGAGACCTGCTCGAATGGCTGA
- a CDS encoding LamB/YcsF family protein → MQIDLNSDLAESFGRWTLGDDDAMLAIVSSANVACGFHAGDPLVMLHALERAARDGVAVGAHVAYRDLAGFGRRDLDASPAELTGDVLYQLAAISGMARTVGARVSYVKPHGALYNRIAHDPVQAQAVVDAVVALDPTLPVLGLPGSEILRLAADAGLPTRVEAFADRAYTPEGALVSRRQEGAVVHDPAEVAARSVRMATEGTVVAVDGSVVRLDPDSICLHSDTPGAVGLARAVRAALEEAGVEIRPVPDADERSLPARDRRAL, encoded by the coding sequence ATGCAGATCGACCTCAACAGCGACCTCGCCGAGTCATTCGGCCGCTGGACCCTGGGCGACGACGACGCGATGCTCGCCATCGTCTCGAGCGCGAACGTGGCCTGCGGGTTCCACGCCGGGGATCCCCTCGTCATGCTGCACGCGCTCGAGCGCGCGGCCCGGGACGGCGTCGCGGTCGGGGCGCACGTCGCCTACCGCGACCTCGCGGGGTTCGGCCGCCGCGACCTCGACGCCTCGCCCGCCGAGCTCACGGGCGACGTGCTCTACCAGCTCGCGGCGATCAGCGGCATGGCCCGCACGGTCGGCGCGCGCGTCTCGTACGTCAAGCCGCACGGCGCGCTGTACAACCGCATCGCGCACGACCCCGTGCAGGCGCAGGCCGTCGTGGACGCCGTCGTCGCGCTGGATCCGACGCTCCCCGTGCTCGGGCTCCCCGGCTCCGAGATCCTCCGGCTCGCGGCGGACGCCGGGCTGCCGACGCGCGTCGAGGCCTTCGCCGACCGCGCCTACACGCCCGAGGGCGCGCTGGTCTCCCGGCGGCAGGAGGGCGCGGTGGTCCACGACCCGGCCGAGGTCGCGGCGCGCTCGGTGCGCATGGCGACGGAGGGCACGGTCGTGGCGGTCGACGGATCCGTCGTGCGGCTCGACCCCGACTCCATCTGCCTGCACAGCGACACCCCCGGCGCCGTGGGCCTCGCCCGGGCCGTGCGCGCGGCCCTCGAGGAGGCGGGCGTCGAGATCCGCCCGGTGCCCGACGCGGACGAGCGCTCCCTCCCGGCCCGCGACCGGCGCGCCCTGTGA
- a CDS encoding ATP-dependent DNA ligase: MGQLIYDATTRTTIDDRALAHLQIVMLGKLRRKESFAFSWKYPAAEGDGRSTVWIAPELPLHFRFSGSRPPAINPAWVDVLMDSANSATGLHLLPEPPQSEPRRPAHELGGD; this comes from the coding sequence GTGGGCCAGCTCATCTACGACGCGACGACGCGCACCACGATCGACGACCGCGCGCTCGCCCACCTCCAGATCGTGATGCTCGGCAAGCTCCGCCGGAAGGAGAGCTTCGCGTTCTCGTGGAAGTACCCGGCCGCCGAGGGCGACGGGCGCAGCACGGTCTGGATCGCGCCCGAGCTCCCCCTGCACTTCCGGTTCTCCGGCAGCCGGCCCCCGGCGATCAACCCGGCCTGGGTCGACGTGCTGATGGACAGCGCGAACTCCGCGACCGGCCTGCACCTCCTGCCCGAGCCGCCGCAGAGCGAGCCCCGGCGACCCGCGCACGAGCTCGGCGGCGACTGA
- the aspS gene encoding aspartate--tRNA(Asn) ligase, translating to MTSRTLIKNLAALDDGDVAVSGWVETVRDQKKIQFVILRDESGAVQLTYKRQGDEDATADAISGLAAGTFLTATGTLKHDERVKLGGLEIGLSGIEIAGAAIPETPIAADSSIDKRLDWRFIDLRAPRNSLIFRVQTTLVHALRTYWVEHDFIEVFSPKLMATPSESNAELFKVDYFDGVAYLAQSPQFFKQMAQSAGFGKMFEVGPAFRADPSFTSRHATEFTSVDAEISWVESHEDVARLQEELIVAALTAVKEKHGDEIRELFDVEVTVPSIPFPRIPLLEAKDIVAKRGHVIDRADDDLDPEGERQIAAHVMEEFGHEFVFLTDYPSSIRPFYHMRNAEDPSITNSYDLIWNGVEITTGAQREHRVEVLEAQAREKGLDPEELGSYLDFFRYGVPPHGGFGMGLNRVLMLLLHQSNLREVTYLFRGPNRLAP from the coding sequence GTGACCTCACGCACCCTCATCAAGAACCTGGCCGCCCTCGACGACGGGGACGTGGCCGTCTCCGGATGGGTCGAGACCGTCCGGGACCAGAAGAAGATCCAGTTCGTGATCCTCCGCGACGAGTCCGGCGCGGTGCAGCTCACCTACAAGCGCCAGGGCGACGAGGACGCGACCGCCGACGCCATCTCGGGCCTCGCCGCAGGCACGTTCCTCACCGCCACCGGCACGCTCAAGCACGACGAGCGCGTCAAGCTCGGCGGCCTGGAGATCGGCCTGTCCGGCATCGAGATCGCGGGCGCCGCCATCCCCGAGACGCCCATCGCGGCCGACTCCTCCATCGACAAGCGCCTCGACTGGCGCTTCATCGACCTCCGCGCGCCCCGCAACTCGCTGATCTTCCGCGTGCAGACCACGCTCGTGCACGCGCTGCGCACCTACTGGGTCGAGCACGACTTCATCGAGGTCTTCTCCCCCAAGCTCATGGCCACGCCCTCCGAGTCGAACGCCGAGCTGTTCAAGGTCGACTACTTCGACGGCGTCGCGTACCTCGCGCAGAGCCCGCAGTTCTTCAAGCAGATGGCGCAGTCCGCGGGCTTCGGCAAGATGTTCGAGGTCGGCCCGGCGTTCCGCGCCGACCCGTCGTTCACCTCCCGCCACGCGACCGAGTTCACGTCGGTGGACGCGGAGATCAGCTGGGTCGAGAGCCACGAGGACGTCGCGCGCCTCCAGGAGGAGCTCATCGTCGCCGCGCTCACCGCGGTGAAGGAGAAGCACGGCGACGAGATCCGCGAGCTGTTCGACGTGGAGGTGACCGTGCCGAGCATCCCGTTCCCGCGGATCCCGCTGCTGGAGGCCAAGGACATCGTCGCGAAGCGCGGCCACGTGATCGACCGCGCCGACGACGACCTCGACCCCGAGGGCGAGCGCCAGATCGCCGCCCACGTGATGGAGGAGTTCGGCCACGAGTTCGTGTTCCTCACGGACTACCCGTCGTCGATCCGGCCGTTCTACCACATGCGGAACGCCGAGGACCCGTCGATCACGAACAGCTACGACCTCATCTGGAACGGCGTCGAGATCACCACGGGCGCCCAGCGCGAGCACCGCGTCGAGGTGCTCGAGGCGCAGGCCCGCGAGAAGGGCCTCGACCCCGAGGAGCTCGGCTCGTACCTCGACTTCTTCCGCTACGGCGTGCCCCCGCACGGCGGCTTCGGCATGGGCCTCAACCGCGTGCTGATGCTGCTGCTGCACCAGTCGAACCTGCGCGAGGTCACGTACCTGTTCCGCGGCCCGAACCGGCTCGCGCCCTAG
- a CDS encoding 5-oxoprolinase subunit B family protein: MTLRLLPCGDAAVMLDLDSLDEVLRLQPVLDATRPRGVVDVVPGARSILVTVDPRVLPLAAARSWALAATPESEAGARGGAPVEIEVVYDGEDLADVAALLGVDAREVVARHTAGTWTVAFGGFAPGFGYLAGVPGLEVPRRTSPRPRVPAGAVALAGEFSGIYPRASPGGWQLIGTTRAVLWDPEREPAALLQPGSSVRFREVGA; encoded by the coding sequence GTGACGCTCCGGCTCCTGCCGTGCGGCGACGCCGCCGTGATGCTCGACCTCGACTCCCTCGACGAGGTCCTCCGCCTGCAGCCCGTGCTCGACGCGACCCGGCCGCGCGGCGTCGTCGACGTGGTGCCGGGCGCGCGCAGCATCCTCGTCACGGTGGATCCGCGCGTGCTCCCGCTCGCCGCCGCGCGCTCCTGGGCGCTCGCCGCCACGCCCGAGTCGGAGGCGGGCGCCCGCGGCGGCGCCCCCGTCGAGATCGAGGTGGTCTACGACGGCGAGGACCTGGCCGACGTCGCCGCGCTCCTCGGCGTCGACGCGCGCGAGGTCGTCGCGCGGCACACGGCCGGCACCTGGACGGTCGCGTTCGGCGGCTTCGCGCCCGGATTCGGGTACCTCGCCGGGGTGCCCGGCCTCGAGGTGCCGCGCCGCACGTCGCCGCGGCCGCGCGTCCCGGCGGGCGCCGTCGCGCTCGCGGGCGAGTTCAGCGGCATCTACCCGCGCGCCTCCCCGGGCGGCTGGCAGCTCATCGGCACGACGCGGGCGGTGCTGTGGGATCCCGAGCGCGAGCCGGCGGCGCTCCTGCAGCCCGGATCGTCCGTGCGCTTCCGCGAGGTGGGCGCGTGA
- a CDS encoding DUF2510 domain-containing protein translates to MTDSTGTPSTPAGWYADPAGSDRLRWWDGTRWTDHLTDAPTAGAGASASETASGSGERAADAATAPATAHVPPVASPPAYAQQPYSQQPYAQQPRSQQPYAQQPYSPAGYGAPTPPPKVPAGTSPWTWAIWVLAALPVVSLILASSADFRSAIPASPYDRGPIMPDLGMVVLQLVSFLVYGVGVLIAYLDWRDLGRRGIVRPFHWAWTFLGSGVYVIGRSVIVRRRIEGSPGRALSPIWVWAALTFLVLLVGAVKWLEAFVGVMQRYGTYGY, encoded by the coding sequence GTGACTGATTCGACCGGAACACCCTCCACGCCCGCGGGCTGGTACGCGGACCCCGCCGGATCCGACCGCCTGCGCTGGTGGGACGGCACCCGCTGGACCGACCACCTGACGGACGCGCCGACGGCGGGCGCGGGCGCGTCGGCGTCGGAGACCGCGTCCGGATCCGGGGAGCGGGCCGCGGACGCCGCGACCGCGCCGGCCACGGCGCACGTGCCGCCGGTCGCGTCGCCGCCCGCGTACGCGCAGCAGCCGTACTCGCAGCAGCCCTACGCCCAGCAGCCCCGCTCGCAGCAGCCGTACGCCCAGCAGCCCTACTCCCCGGCCGGCTACGGCGCCCCGACCCCGCCGCCGAAGGTGCCCGCGGGCACGTCGCCGTGGACCTGGGCGATCTGGGTGCTGGCGGCGCTGCCGGTGGTCTCCCTGATCCTCGCGTCGAGCGCCGACTTCCGCAGCGCCATCCCCGCGTCGCCGTACGACCGCGGGCCGATCATGCCCGACCTCGGCATGGTGGTGCTGCAGCTCGTGAGCTTCCTCGTCTACGGCGTCGGCGTCCTGATCGCCTACCTCGACTGGCGCGACCTCGGGCGACGCGGCATCGTCCGCCCCTTCCACTGGGCGTGGACCTTCCTCGGCAGCGGCGTCTACGTGATCGGCCGGTCCGTCATCGTCCGGCGCCGCATCGAGGGCTCGCCGGGCCGCGCGCTGTCCCCGATCTGGGTCTGGGCCGCCCTGACCTTCCTCGTGCTCCTGGTCGGCGCCGTGAAGTGGCTGGAGGCCTTCGTGGGCGTCATGCAGCGGTACGGCACCTACGGCTACTGA